In Geitlerinema sp. PCC 9228, one DNA window encodes the following:
- a CDS encoding zinc ABC transporter substrate-binding protein: protein MKLPLFPTFLSVLLGSISLMGIAGCGSNSNVANDATTTSETAQPAAESEPSVTDTMQIAVSILPQKYFVKRIGGDTTNVTVMVPPDASPATYEPKPNQLQSLSQAAVYFRIGVPFENAWMEKMTAANTDMSVVDTRQGIDLRPMNAHHHHNGHHHHTNNGGAESMENPDPHIWLSPQRVKVQAQTIYETLAKMNPENRNTYKENLDEFLADIEELDGYIQEKLSGLENRKFMVFHPSWGYFAADYNLEMIPIEVGGQEPSASEMAALVKTAKQENIKVVFAQPQFNTKDAQTIAQEINGQVVSLDPLAPNWSENLRKAADTFAEVLK, encoded by the coding sequence ATGAAATTGCCACTATTTCCCACCTTCCTTTCAGTGCTTCTGGGAAGCATATCTTTAATGGGAATAGCCGGATGTGGTTCCAACTCCAACGTTGCCAACGACGCTACAACCACTTCCGAGACCGCCCAACCAGCAGCAGAAAGCGAACCATCCGTTACCGACACCATGCAAATAGCAGTTAGCATCCTCCCGCAAAAATACTTCGTCAAACGTATCGGCGGCGACACAACCAACGTTACCGTCATGGTTCCCCCAGACGCCAGCCCTGCCACCTACGAACCCAAACCCAATCAGCTACAAAGTCTCAGTCAAGCCGCCGTCTACTTTCGCATTGGCGTTCCCTTTGAAAATGCGTGGATGGAGAAAATGACCGCTGCCAACACCGACATGTCCGTAGTCGATACGCGTCAAGGAATCGACTTGCGACCTATGAATGCCCACCATCATCACAACGGACACCACCATCATACCAACAACGGCGGCGCTGAAAGCATGGAAAATCCCGACCCCCATATCTGGCTTTCGCCGCAACGGGTCAAAGTGCAAGCCCAAACCATTTACGAAACCCTAGCTAAGATGAACCCAGAAAATCGCAATACCTACAAAGAAAATCTAGATGAATTTTTAGCTGATATCGAAGAACTGGATGGGTACATTCAAGAGAAATTATCGGGTTTGGAAAACCGCAAATTTATGGTTTTTCATCCTTCATGGGGATATTTTGCCGCCGATTACAATTTGGAAATGATTCCTATTGAAGTGGGCGGTCAAGAACCTAGTGCTTCCGAAATGGCTGCCTTGGTGAAAACGGCAAAACAGGAAAATATTAAGGTGGTTTTTGCGCAGCCGCAATTTAACACCAAAGATGCCCAAACTATTGCTCAAGAAATTAACGGTCAAGTGGTTTCTCTCGATCCTTTAGCTCCCAATTGGTCGGAAAATTTACGGAAAGCAGCAGATACTTTTGCTGAAGTTTTGAAATAA
- a CDS encoding serine/threonine-protein kinase has product MSYCVNPICSAPENPEDAKTCRACGGKLTLNGRYRVLQALGQGGFGATFLGRDRGLPGNPICVLKQLRPAATSTQVMDMARELFFREATTLGKVGDHPQVPRLLDYFEENTHFYLVQEYVEGATLKQEVKREGVFSEEKVKQVLYELLPLLKYLHGQEVIHRDIKPANILRRQIDNRLVLIDFGAVKDRVTQTAIAAGEQSAFTSFAIGTPGFAPPEQMALRPVYGSDLYALGVTCLFLLTGQSPKKLGYDPNTGEIHWKDKVSVSPHLENVLAKMLEISVRDRFQSAEQVLQALQQPPRQAPPPPPQGKNDNQNDDDLSQGLVTNIRPPSAREETYIAPEQTHMSQVERQAQSIRARRDRSDGHQTGDRRNHSKITRSPSQSQPPATQPQRTGRTNPPTSALKRMDAHTLRTAYRQGKRDFVSLDLSGVNLAKANLSSALFHQSKLIQANLQGADLSRSNFSRARLNKAKMRNANLTESYLGYANLAGADLRGATLTDAYMRYANLRDANLCGADLSGANVTEEQIAMAKTNWLTVKPYGKR; this is encoded by the coding sequence ATGAGCTATTGCGTCAATCCGATTTGTTCGGCACCGGAAAATCCGGAGGATGCCAAGACTTGTCGTGCCTGCGGGGGCAAACTAACCCTCAACGGGCGCTATCGAGTTTTGCAAGCTCTGGGTCAAGGGGGATTTGGGGCTACGTTTCTCGGCCGCGATCGCGGACTGCCGGGCAATCCCATTTGCGTTCTCAAACAGCTACGCCCGGCAGCTACTTCCACGCAGGTTATGGATATGGCGAGGGAGTTGTTCTTTCGGGAGGCCACCACCCTAGGGAAAGTGGGCGACCACCCACAGGTGCCGCGATTGTTGGATTATTTTGAAGAAAATACTCATTTTTATCTAGTACAGGAATACGTTGAAGGGGCTACATTAAAGCAAGAAGTCAAACGGGAAGGGGTCTTTAGCGAGGAAAAGGTCAAGCAGGTTTTGTACGAGCTGCTGCCTTTATTAAAATACCTGCACGGCCAAGAAGTCATTCACCGGGATATCAAACCAGCCAATATCCTCCGCCGCCAGATTGACAATCGTTTGGTACTCATTGATTTTGGGGCAGTGAAAGACCGGGTTACCCAAACGGCAATTGCTGCAGGGGAACAAAGTGCTTTCACTTCCTTTGCCATCGGTACGCCGGGATTTGCACCGCCGGAACAAATGGCTCTGCGTCCGGTATATGGCAGCGATCTTTATGCTTTGGGCGTGACTTGTCTGTTTTTGCTCACCGGCCAGTCGCCCAAAAAACTGGGATACGACCCCAATACCGGAGAAATTCATTGGAAAGACAAAGTTTCCGTTAGCCCCCACTTGGAAAACGTGCTGGCGAAAATGCTGGAAATTTCGGTACGCGATCGCTTCCAAAGTGCCGAACAAGTTTTGCAAGCCCTTCAGCAACCGCCACGGCAGGCACCGCCACCACCTCCCCAAGGCAAAAACGACAATCAAAACGACGATGACTTGAGTCAAGGTTTGGTTACCAATATTCGCCCTCCTTCTGCCCGGGAGGAAACGTATATTGCCCCCGAACAGACCCACATGTCCCAGGTAGAACGGCAAGCCCAATCCATTCGCGCGCGCCGCGATCGCAGCGATGGCCACCAAACAGGCGATCGCCGCAACCACTCGAAAATTACCCGCTCCCCTTCCCAATCGCAGCCGCCAGCCACCCAGCCCCAACGCACCGGTCGCACCAATCCGCCGACCAGCGCCCTGAAAAGAATGGATGCGCATACCCTGCGCACTGCCTATCGCCAAGGAAAGCGCGATTTTGTTTCCCTCGACCTCAGCGGCGTCAATCTGGCCAAAGCCAATCTTTCCAGCGCCCTGTTTCACCAGTCCAAGCTCATTCAAGCCAATTTACAAGGTGCCGATCTATCCAGAAGCAACTTCAGCCGCGCCCGCCTGAACAAAGCCAAAATGCGCAATGCCAATCTCACCGAGTCTTACTTGGGGTATGCCAATCTGGCCGGTGCTGACTTGCGTGGTGCTACGTTAACGGATGCTTACATGCGCTATGCCAACCTACGGGATGCAAACCTGTGCGGTGCCGATCTTTCTGGTGCGAACGTGACAGAAGAGCAAATTGCCATGGCCAAAACCAATTGGCTGACAGTCAAGCCCTATGGAAAGCGATGA
- the rfbB gene encoding dTDP-glucose 4,6-dehydratase — MVDSSTVQFIRSSPRRLLVTGGAGFIGSNFVRYWCHHYPQDRVVVVDALTYAGNWQNLADLTSHPQFRFVKGDICDRSLIDNLLAAEAIDTIVHFAAESHVDRSILAPDAFIQTNIVGTFALLEAFRHHHPSQDHPIFVHVSTDEVYGSLSGDDPAFCETTPYAPNSPYSASKAGSDHLVRAYYATYQVPTIITNCSNNYGPYQFPEKLIPLMCINILLGQSLPVYGDGQNIRDWLYAIDHCRALDGVIHQSPPGETYNIGGNNEVKNIDLVRILCKLMDELAPNLPVYPSDRLITFVKDRPGHDRRYAIDASKIQTQLGWSPSVTIEEGLRQTVQWYLANRSWWEPLLGEQYQAYYRQVYS; from the coding sequence ATGGTAGATAGCAGCACAGTACAATTCATACGTTCTTCGCCTCGCCGCTTGTTGGTGACTGGCGGGGCAGGATTTATTGGTTCCAATTTTGTGCGTTATTGGTGCCACCACTATCCCCAAGACCGGGTGGTAGTGGTCGATGCCCTCACCTACGCGGGAAACTGGCAGAACCTTGCCGATTTAACCTCCCATCCCCAGTTTCGCTTCGTCAAAGGGGATATTTGCGATCGCTCCCTCATCGACAACCTGCTGGCAGCAGAAGCGATCGATACCATCGTTCATTTTGCTGCCGAATCCCACGTCGATCGTTCGATTTTAGCCCCCGATGCGTTTATTCAAACCAATATTGTGGGCACGTTTGCCCTGCTAGAAGCATTTCGCCATCACCATCCCTCCCAAGACCATCCCATCTTCGTTCATGTATCTACCGATGAAGTATACGGTAGTTTGAGTGGTGACGATCCGGCTTTTTGCGAAACCACACCCTATGCCCCCAACAGCCCCTATTCCGCTTCCAAAGCTGGTAGCGACCATTTGGTGCGTGCCTACTACGCTACTTATCAAGTTCCCACAATTATTACCAACTGTTCCAACAATTACGGCCCCTATCAGTTTCCCGAAAAATTAATTCCCCTGATGTGTATTAACATTCTATTGGGGCAATCCTTACCAGTTTACGGCGACGGGCAAAATATACGCGATTGGCTGTATGCCATTGACCACTGTCGGGCGTTGGATGGCGTCATTCACCAATCGCCGCCGGGAGAAACCTATAACATCGGTGGCAACAATGAGGTAAAAAATATCGATTTGGTGCGTATTTTATGTAAATTGATGGACGAACTAGCTCCCAATTTACCCGTATATCCTAGCGATCGCTTGATTACTTTTGTCAAAGATCGACCCGGTCACGACCGCCGCTATGCGATCGATGCCAGCAAAATTCAAACTCAACTCGGTTGGTCTCCCTCCGTCACCATCGAAGAAGGCTTGCGTCAAACCGTACAGTGGTACCTCGCCAATCGTAGCTGGTGGGAACCCCTGTTAGGCGAACAATACCAAGCCTATTACCGCCAAGTGTATAGCTAA
- a CDS encoding CapA family protein encodes MGSAKIVTLAQQGNEKAIALLIAQSLQAWGIQVAVKRRGNCLYVFLVSTNPPPQSPCLQVLDRGFHRLGIMFPATIEVYGCQHGMQSHVWQHRFQVNVSSQPTPKPNHVPVAPSPPIFKKKAKQIGLIAGMMGLLVGTVWQSGNDPVRFLHGGMETLVTYWRSQIWPEMASRLRYGSNHLAVTLNLQEPPRLATLPSWESLELENQFRRYLDTVNQAQPEITISIKAVGDIIPSQSFGSNRLPPNPSTLLQSVQPLLQDADLVFGNFESTLTNHSIAAKNVASPRVFAFRTPPGYARELQAAGFDVLNIANNHSFDFGEKGFQDTIHYIQKAKMRAVGQKNRSVFVEVKGFTIAWIGFSYFDQHNSIRKLDAARVSIQKADAHADIVIVSVHAGAEGTGALRVRDRTEYFFGENRGNMVAFSRAAIEAGADLILGHGPHVPRALELYQGRLVAYSLGNFLGYQTLPTKAQLGDSLVLEVKLDPNGEFQAGKILPVRLDARGIPHPDPKSRSVRLIRQLTQQDFPHTPVKIDAQGVIHARK; translated from the coding sequence GTGGGTTCTGCCAAAATTGTCACCTTAGCCCAACAGGGAAACGAAAAAGCGATCGCCCTGTTAATTGCCCAATCTTTGCAAGCTTGGGGGATCCAGGTCGCTGTGAAACGCCGGGGAAACTGCTTGTACGTATTTTTAGTTTCTACAAACCCCCCACCGCAGTCTCCTTGCTTGCAGGTTTTGGATCGCGGGTTCCATCGCTTGGGCATTATGTTTCCCGCCACTATTGAAGTGTACGGCTGCCAGCACGGCATGCAATCGCATGTATGGCAGCATCGCTTTCAAGTCAACGTTTCCTCACAGCCAACCCCGAAGCCAAACCACGTTCCTGTTGCCCCATCCCCACCTATCTTCAAGAAAAAAGCCAAACAGATAGGGTTGATTGCCGGCATGATGGGATTGTTGGTGGGCACCGTTTGGCAAAGCGGCAACGACCCCGTGCGTTTCTTGCATGGGGGGATGGAAACTCTTGTTACCTACTGGCGATCGCAAATTTGGCCGGAAATGGCGTCTCGGCTGCGGTATGGTAGCAACCATCTAGCCGTTACCCTCAATCTACAAGAACCGCCGCGACTAGCTACGTTGCCTTCCTGGGAATCCCTGGAACTGGAAAATCAATTTCGCCGCTATTTGGATACTGTCAACCAAGCCCAACCAGAAATTACCATTTCCATTAAAGCGGTGGGAGATATTATTCCCAGCCAAAGTTTTGGATCCAATCGTCTGCCACCGAACCCCTCTACTTTACTGCAATCGGTACAGCCGCTGCTGCAGGATGCCGATTTGGTATTTGGCAACTTTGAAAGTACCTTGACCAACCATTCCATCGCGGCAAAAAATGTTGCCAGCCCTCGTGTTTTTGCTTTTCGCACGCCACCAGGATACGCGCGGGAGTTGCAGGCGGCGGGGTTTGATGTTCTTAATATTGCCAACAACCATTCCTTTGATTTTGGAGAAAAAGGGTTTCAAGACACTATTCATTACATTCAAAAGGCAAAAATGCGAGCTGTGGGGCAGAAAAACCGCAGTGTTTTTGTGGAGGTGAAAGGATTCACCATTGCTTGGATCGGGTTTAGCTATTTCGACCAACACAATAGTATTCGTAAATTAGATGCTGCGAGGGTGTCAATCCAAAAAGCAGATGCCCATGCTGATATTGTTATTGTTTCCGTTCACGCTGGTGCCGAAGGAACGGGGGCTTTGCGGGTTCGCGATCGCACGGAATATTTCTTTGGTGAGAACCGCGGCAATATGGTGGCTTTTTCCAGAGCTGCCATTGAAGCGGGAGCTGACTTAATTTTGGGACACGGTCCCCACGTACCGCGTGCTTTGGAACTCTACCAAGGACGCCTAGTTGCCTATTCTTTGGGTAATTTTCTGGGCTATCAGACCCTTCCCACCAAAGCCCAGTTGGGAGATTCTTTGGTTTTAGAAGTCAAGCTTGACCCCAACGGCGAATTTCAGGCAGGAAAAATATTACCGGTTCGTTTGGATGCTCGCGGCATTCCCCATCCTGACCCCAAATCCCGCAGCGTACGCTTAATCCGCCAGCTCACCCAACAGGATTTTCCCCATACGCCTGTCAAAATTGACGCACAAGGGGTTATCCACGCGCGCAAGTAG
- a CDS encoding metal ABC transporter ATP-binding protein, translating to MNATQSKEVISIQGLSVRYNRHLVLENIHLSVKERDFIGLIGPNGGGKTTLFKVLLGLAKPVSGRVKILDKNIRRGRRYIGYVPQLAKFDRDFPINVWEVVRMGRLGKRPLLKSYTAKDDEVVAQVLQQVEMWHLRDRPMGELSGGQQQRTYIARALASEPEILLLDEPTASIDPQLSASIYDLLEKLNENITILMVSHDMGAIASHVKSVGCLNRHLYYHGEKLLTPEMLEEAYQCPIDLIAHGVPHRVYPEHP from the coding sequence ATGAATGCCACGCAATCTAAAGAAGTGATTTCTATTCAAGGTTTGTCGGTACGATACAACCGACATTTGGTTTTAGAGAATATTCATCTGTCGGTGAAAGAACGAGATTTTATCGGTTTGATTGGTCCCAATGGGGGCGGCAAAACGACTTTGTTTAAAGTTCTGTTGGGATTGGCAAAGCCAGTTTCCGGTCGCGTGAAAATTCTTGATAAAAATATTCGACGGGGTAGGCGATATATTGGTTACGTTCCCCAACTGGCAAAATTCGATCGCGATTTTCCCATTAATGTTTGGGAAGTGGTACGGATGGGGCGTTTGGGGAAACGTCCGTTGCTCAAAAGTTATACGGCTAAAGATGATGAAGTGGTAGCTCAAGTATTGCAGCAGGTGGAAATGTGGCATTTGCGCGATCGCCCCATGGGCGAACTTTCGGGAGGGCAGCAGCAGCGAACCTATATTGCCAGGGCGCTGGCATCGGAACCGGAAATTTTGCTGTTAGACGAACCGACGGCAAGTATTGACCCGCAATTGAGTGCGAGTATTTACGATTTGCTGGAAAAACTCAACGAAAATATTACGATTTTAATGGTTTCCCACGATATGGGCGCGATCGCTTCCCATGTAAAGAGTGTTGGCTGTCTCAACCGACATTTGTACTACCACGGGGAAAAATTGCTCACACCGGAAATGTTGGAGGAAGCTTATCAATGCCCCATTGATTTAATTGCCCACGGTGTTCCCCATCGGGTTTATCCAGAACATCCTTAG